GTAATTCGCGCCGGCCGCTGGCCGTGCTGTTGACGAAGGTGGTACTCGGTTCGGCGCTGCTGGCGTCGCTGCAAGGCTGCGTGGCCCTGGTGGCCGGCGGCGCGGCGAGCGGCGTGATGGCCTCGCTGGACCGCCGCACCCTGGGCATGCAGACCGAGGACAAGTCGATCACCCTCAAGGCCGAGCTCAAGATGCCGCAGATCACGGGCGAGAACGGCCACGTGAACGTCACCAGCTACAACCGCCGCGTGCTGCTGACCGGCGAAGTGCGCGACGAGGCGATGAAGCAGGCGGTCGAGCGCGAAGTGCGCGGGATCGCCAACGTGGTCTCGGTGATCAACGAGCTGGAGATCGCCGGCCCGTCGAGCTACACCTCGCGTTCCAACGACGCCCTGATCACCACCAAGGTCAAGGCCAGCCTGGTCGACATGAAGACCATCTCGGCCAACTCCTTCAAGGTCACGACCGAGCGCGGCGTGGTCTACCTGCAAGGCCTGGTGACCCAGCGCGAAGGCAACATCGCCGCCGACGTCGCCAAGGGCGTATCGGGCGTGAACCGCGTGGTGAAGGTGTTCGAGTACATCAGCGAAGAGGACGTGAAGGCGATGCAGGGCTCCAACGCCCAGGCCGCGCAATAAGTCTCCCAGCGCGAGAGAACACGGAAACGGCGGCAGGACTATAATGGTCCTGCCGTTTTTTTATCCATCACGACCATGACCGCTTCGACCTCTACCCGTTCCTGGATCAAGCCCGCCGCCATCGGCGCGGTGGTGCTGGCGCTGGCCGGCATCGGTTACGCCTCCTTCAGCAGCGCCACGCCGGCGCCGGACGTGACCTTCATCGGCATCGACGGCGAGAAGATCAGCACCCAGTCGCTGCGCGGCAAGGTGGTGATGGTGAACTTCTGGGCCACGTCCTGCGTCACCTGCGTCAAGGAGATGCCGGCGATGGTCGAGACCTACAACAAGTACAAGGGCAAGGGGCTGGAGTTCGTCGCGGTGGCGATGCAGTACGACCCGCCCAACTACGTGCTGAACTTCACCGAGACGCGCAAGCTGCCGTTCAAGGTGGCGATCGACTCGGCCGGCGACATCGCGAAGCAGTTCGGCGACGTCACCCTGACGCCGACCACCTTCGTGATCGACAAGGACGGCAAGATCATCAAGCGCTACGTGGGGGAACCGGAGTTCCCCAAGCTGCACGCGCTGATCGAGAAAGAGCTGGCCGGCTGAGGCCTTTCCCTTACTGCTTCGGGTAGAGCACCATCTGGGTGCAGCGGAACAGGGCGATGGTCTTGCCGCTGGCCGCGTCCAGCACGGTCGCGTCCCAGACCTGGGTCGTGCGGCCCAGGTGCACGGCGGTGGCCACGCAGCTGATCAGGCCTTCACGCGCGGTGCCCAGGTGGTTCGACTTCAGTTCGATGGTGGTGAAGCTGTGCGCGCCTTCCGGCAGGTTGCTGATGCAGCCATAGCCGGCGCAGGTGTCGGCCAGGGTGACCACGCTGCCGGCGTGCAGGTAGCCGTTGGGGGCCAGGAGGTGGGGCTCGACTTTCATCTCGGCGGCGACCTTGCCGGGGCTGACCTCGAGGATGCGGATGCCCAGGTGGCCGGGGAGGAAGGTGGAGCCGAACTGGTTGAAGGATTCTGGGGTGTGCTTGGTGGTCACGGTGTGCGTTGATCGGGTTGCAAAAACGGGATCGTACACGGAAGCGGGTGTTTACGCTGGAGGGTGTACTCGAAAGCTGGTGGCTGGGCGTGCAAACTTGGGTTCCCGCCTGCGCGGGAACGACGTGCGAGCGCAGCATGTCAGAAACCAGGAGATCGACCTTCCACTCGACCCCAACAACGTCGTTCCCGCGCAGGCGGGAACCCAAGTTCGTCGAGCAGCCGCCCCCGCTTACCGCACCCGCCCCCGCTTCCCGCCCTGCCCCCCATGCCGTTTGCGCGCCGCCGCGTTCTGCTGCTGCAGCAGCGAGTCCACCCGCTCCGAGGCCTCGCGCGCCAGCTCCTGCGCCTCGGCGATGCTCGGAAAATACTCTGGCTCCCGGTAACCCAGCCAGGCATAGGCCGAATACATGCGGCAGGTATCCTCGACCTCCTGCAGGTTCATGTAGAACAGCCCTTGCGGATGCGGCGACAGCCTGCACACCTTCTTCTTGGCCAGCGACAGCGCCCAGTGCTCCCACGCGCTTTGCAGGATCGGCACCTTGCTCGAAATCGGCACCAGCGACAGCATGAACTTTTCCGCCACCGTCAGCGGCAGGGTGTCCAGCCACTCGGCGCGCTCGTTCTGCTCCTCGGTGATGCGCGGGTAGAAGAAGCCGTCCGGCACGTCGATGTTGTGCACGAAGCGCTTGAGCAGCTTGACCAGCGAGGTCTCGCCCGTCACCGAGGAAATGCGGTGCAGCTGCTCCAGCGAGGGCGCGACCGCGAAGCCGGTGGCCGGCACCGGCGGGATTTTTTCTTTCATCAGCGAACGCATCACCGCGTGGGTGTCGTCGTCGTAACCCGCGACGAAACCTTCCTCGTGCACGCCGTAGCGCCCCGCCCTGCCCGCGATCTGCTTGGCCAGCGCGGCCGATATCTCCTCTTCCTCGTAGCCGTTGTACTTGACCGCGGTGGTCATCACGATGCGCGCGATCGGCATGTTCAGGCCCATCGCCAGGGCGTCGGTGCCGACCACGATGTCGGCCTGGCCTTCGCGGAAGCGCTCGGCCTGGGCCCTTCTCACTTCCGGCGACAGGTTGCCGTAGACGGTGGCCACCGACAGGCCCTTCTCGGTGATCATGTCGCGCCACATCAGCACGTCGCGCCGCGAGAAGGCGATCACGGCGTCGCCGCGGCGCAGGTTGGAGAGTTTGCGCACCGGCGAAGGCTCCATGGCCAGCGGCGCCATGCGCTTGAGGACATGCACTTCGAGCGGCACCTCGAGGCGCTCGGCCAAGGCCTCGATCGCACGCCGCGCCTCGGGCGCGCCTACCAGGTAGACGGTCGCCGCCGGCGCGCCGCAGACGGCCGTGGTCCAGGCGGCGCCGCGGTCGCGGTCGGCCAGCATCTGGATCTCGTCGATCACGGCCACCTCGACCTGGCGCTTGGTGTCGAGCATCTCGACCGTGCTGGCCACGTGGGTCGCGCCCTCGACCAGGCGGCGCTCCTCGCCGGTGATCAGGTTGACCTTGATCTCCTGGCCATGCGGACGCGCGGCCTGCAGGCGCTCGTAGTTCTCCAGCGCCAGCAGGCGCAGGGGCGCGAGATAGACGCCGCTGGAAGCCTTGGCCAGGGCCTCCATCGCGCGGTGGGTCTTGCCCGAGTTGGTGGGGCCGAGCAGGGCGATGAACTTGCGCGGCATGCGGCTGGCCACCTCGAAGGACTGCGGGTACTCGGCCAGGTTGATGCTTTCCTTGGTGCGCGCGGCGTGGCGCTCTTCCTGCTCGCGCTCGACCGCGTGGGTCAGGCGCTGCGAGATGCGCTGGAACACGAATTCGGCCGGCTCCGAGGTCTCCAGTTCGTCCAGCACCTCGAGGAAGAGCATGGGGCTCCATCCGAAGTCGTCGGCCTCCTCGGCGATGTCGCGCACGAATTCCTCGGTCTCGCTGTGCAGGCGGGCCAGGTCGGCCTCGGTGGTGCGCTCCTCGATCAGTTCACGGCGCGCCAGCAGGTCCATCTTGCGCCACTTGCTCGGCTTGGCCAGCACGCCGCGCGCGGGCACCAGGCGGTAGGGCACGCGCAGGCCCTCGTAGCGCACCTCGCCCGAGAAACGCAGGAAGACCCGGCCCTCCATCTTGACCAGTTCGATGCCGCGCCTGTCGAGCTCCAGTTCGCGCTCGAGGAAGGCGTCGTCGTCTTCGGTATTGTCGGCAGGGGGGAAATCTCGGTGGTTGCTCATGGTCGTTTGAACGATGTCTTCTTGCCAGCACTATAGCGGGAATGCGCGGGCCGCATTGTACGATGCGGGAAGGCATCAACCCGAGTGTCGTGGGCCGCGCCCGATCAGGACAGGGACGCAGGGCCGGGCCGGCGCATCCGAAGCGCCGTTCCAGGCGTAGCTATCCGGCTATCAGCCGATAGCGCTCTTGGAAAGGAAGGCAATGAACAACCCTGAACAGGCGAGCCACGCCGCCGATGCGCCGCGTACGTCCGCGTACCGGTTTGCATCCATCGGCGGCAGGCGGCTGGCCTACCTGGATGTGGGCGAAGGATTTCCCGTGGTGCTGGGCCACAGCTACCTGTGGGATGCGCAGATGTGGCGGCCCCAGATCGAGGCACTGTCCCGGCATTTCCGCGTCATCGTGCCCGAGCTGTGGGGACATGGGCGCTCGGAGGCGCCGCCGCCCGGCACCACCGACCTGGAACACCTGGCCGCCCACCATCTGGCGCTGCTGGACATTCTGGACATCGAGGAGTGCCACCTGGTCGGTCTCTCGGCCGGCGGCATGTGGGGAGAAGCGCTCGCCCAGCGCGCGCCGCAGCGGGTACGCAAGCTGGTGCTGATGGACACCTTCGTTGGTGCGGAGCCGGCGCCCTCGCAGATCCGCTATTTCGGCATGCTCGACATGATCGAACGCGAGGGGGTGATTCCGCCGCAGGTGTTGGACGCGGTGGTGCCGCTGTTCTTCCACCCGGCGGCCGACCTGGACTCGCCGCTCGTGACGGCGTTCCGCGCGTCCCTGCAGGCCTTCTCGCCGCAGCAGCTGGTGGAAGGCATCGTGCCGATGGGACGGATCATCTTCGGTCGCGAGGACCAGCTGGCGCGCCTGGGCCGGCTGGACGAGGAACGTACCTTGGTGACGGTCGGCGAGGGCGACATCCCGCGCCCGCTCGAGGAAGCCAGGGCGATGGCGGAAATCATCCGCTGCCCGTTCAAGTCGGTGCCCAAGGCAGGCCACATCGCCAGCCTCGAGAATCCGGCCGTGGTGAACCGGATTCTGCTCGACTTCCTGCTCGACTGACTTCCGGACGGCCGGGGAGGCCGTCCGTACAACGCGCAGCGCTCAGGCGCTGGCCGCGACGCCCGCTTCGTGGGCCTGCTGGTCGGCGTGGTAGGACGAACGCACCATCGCGCCCACGGCCGCGTGCACGAAGCCCATCTCGTAAGCCTTCTCCTCGAACATCTTGAAGGTGTCCGGGTGCACGTAGCGGCGCACCGGCAGGTGCGAGTTCGACGGCGCCAGGTACTGACCGATGGTCAGCATGTCGATGTCGTGCTCGCGCATGTCGCGCATGACTTCCAGGATCTCTTCGTCGGTCTCGCCCAGGCCCACCATGAGGCCCGACTTGGTGACCGCGCTCGGATAGCGCTTCTTGAAATCGCGCAGCAGCACCAGCGAATGCTTGTAGTCGGCGCCCGGGCGCGCTTCCTTGTACAGGCGCGGCACGGTTTCGAGGTTGTGGTTCATCACGTCCGGCAGGCCGTTCGCGAAGATGTCCAGCGCCTTGTCCAGGCGGCCGCGGAAGTCCGGCACCAGGACTTCGATCTTGGTGTTCGGGCTCAGTTCGCGGGTCTTGGTGATGCACTCGACGAAGTGGGCGGCGCCGCCGTCACGCAGGTCGTCGCGGTCGACCGAGGTGATCACGACGTAGGACAGGCGCAGGTCGGCGATGGTCTTGGCCAGGTTGCCCGGCTCGTTGACGTCCAGCGGATCCGGACGGCCGTGGCCGACGTCGCAGAACGGGCAGCGGCGGGTGCACTTGTCGCCCATGATCATGAAGGTCGCGGTGCCCTTGCCGAAGCATTCGCCGATGTTCGGGCAGCTGGCTTCCTCGCACACCGTCACCAGGTTGTTGGCGCGCAGGATGTCCTTGATCTCGTAGAAGCGCGACGAGGCGGTCGCCGCCTTCACGCGGATCCAGTCCGGCTTCTTCAGGCGTTCGGCGTCGCCGATCGGCACGATCTTGATCGGAATGCGCGACGTCTTGCTGGCGCCTTTCTGCTTTTCGCTGGCGTTGTAGGCGGATGCGGAGGCGATGCCGTTGTCGATTTCGGAAGTCATGTGGCTCAGTGCCCGCAAGGGGCGTCAGTTGGGGTTGTTCGTTGCCAGGGCGGCATCCTGGACATCGGAGACGTCGCTGGCGAGCTGGCGCACCAGTTCGCGCGCCAGCGCCTGCTGGACGTCCGCCAGCGGCGGCTCCACGTCCATCGTGCGCATGTCGACCGTGGCCAGCCCGGAATAGCCGCAGGGGTTGATCCAGGTGAACGGGGCCAGGTCCATCGCCACGTTCAGCGACACGCCGTGGTAGGTGCAGCCGTTGCCGCGCACCTTGAGGCCGAGGGCGGCGATCTTGGCGCCCTTGCGCGGACCGTCGGCGATATAGATGCCGGGCGCGCCGGCGACGCGCTCGCCCGCAAGATTATACGCCGCCAGCACGTCGATCACCGCTTGTTCGATTTTTGCAACAAACTGGCGCGCGTAGAGCTTGCCGCCCGGCTTGTTGCGGCGCAGGTCCATCAGCAGGTAGATCACGACCTGGCCGGGCCCGTGGTACGTCACCTCACCGCCGCGGTCGGTCTGGATCACCGGGACGTCGTGCGGCGCCAGCACGTGGGCGCGGTCGGCGCCCAGCCCGAGGGTGAACACGGGCGGGTGCTCGACGATCCACAATTCGTCCCGGGTCTCGGGCGTGCGCGCATCCGTGAAGGCGCGCATGGCGGCGAACACGGGTTCGTAGTCGGCGCGGCCGAGTTCGCGGATGATCGGCGTGGCGGGACGGGTCGATGACATGAAGGTATCAAGCGGGAATATGGGCAGCCCCGCCATTATAAGCCAGCGCGATCCCTCGCGCCGGCGGGGCCCCGCTCGCGCTTACAGCACCATCTTGACCATCTCGTGGGTCGAGAGGGCGCGGTAGACGTCGTCCAGCATCTCGCGGCTGGTGGCGCGCACGATCACGGTCAGGCCGGTGTAGTTGCCCTTGGCCGAAGGACGGCTCTGCATCTTGCCTTCATGGAAAGTTGGATCGAAGCGGGTGACGACCTCGAGGATCGTGGCCGCGAAATCGGCGTGCGTCGCGCCCATCACCTTGATCGGGAAGTCGCTCGGGTATTCGATGAGGGATTCTTTCGGGTCCATGGTCCTAGTCCTGTCTTTGTAAAGGCGCATTGTAGCCAAACCCGCAGATGGGGTCGGCCGGCCGGAAAAAAAAGGCCGGGCCACGCCGCGATGTCATTCAGCCAAGCGCGACACCGTCGTTCCCGGCAGGGTCGGGAAGGACTTCCGGCGAAGGATGGAACCCAGGTTCGGGTGCATGGCCATTTACGCAAACTTGGATTCCGGCCTTCGCCGGAACGACGTGTTTAATTCAACTAATACGGGACGAGGCCTCAGCGCTTGGAATGGAAGCCGCGCTCCTGGGCGTCGTCCTGGCCGCGGTGCTCCATGCGCGGGCGGCTCGGCGCCGAGGGCATCGCCTGCGGCGGGGGCGGCGCCACCGCGGTCGGCGCGGGCGAGGGCGCCGGCATGCTCGGGCGGGGCGCGGCCAGCTGCATCGGCGCCTGGGACGGCGGCGCCGGACGCGGGGCAGCCTGCATCATGGGCGCGGGCATCGCCGCGACCGGATGCGGCCGCGAGCGCGGACCCTCGTCGCCATCGCGTCCGCCGCGCCATTCGCGTCCGCCGCGCTCTTCACGCTCGGCGCGCTCCGGCCG
Above is a genomic segment from Massilia sp. KIM containing:
- a CDS encoding TlpA disulfide reductase family protein, with the protein product MTASTSTRSWIKPAAIGAVVLALAGIGYASFSSATPAPDVTFIGIDGEKISTQSLRGKVVMVNFWATSCVTCVKEMPAMVETYNKYKGKGLEFVAVAMQYDPPNYVLNFTETRKLPFKVAIDSAGDIAKQFGDVTLTPTTFVIDKDGKIIKRYVGEPEFPKLHALIEKELAG
- a CDS encoding PaaI family thioesterase; this encodes MTTKHTPESFNQFGSTFLPGHLGIRILEVSPGKVAAEMKVEPHLLAPNGYLHAGSVVTLADTCAGYGCISNLPEGAHSFTTIELKSNHLGTAREGLISCVATAVHLGRTTQVWDATVLDAASGKTIALFRCTQMVLYPKQ
- a CDS encoding BON domain-containing protein, translated to MRNSRRPLAVLLTKVVLGSALLASLQGCVALVAGGAASGVMASLDRRTLGMQTEDKSITLKAELKMPQITGENGHVNVTSYNRRVLLTGEVRDEAMKQAVEREVRGIANVVSVINELEIAGPSSYTSRSNDALITTKVKASLVDMKTISANSFKVTTERGVVYLQGLVTQREGNIAADVAKGVSGVNRVVKVFEYISEEDVKAMQGSNAQAAQ
- the lipA gene encoding lipoyl synthase produces the protein MTSEIDNGIASASAYNASEKQKGASKTSRIPIKIVPIGDAERLKKPDWIRVKAATASSRFYEIKDILRANNLVTVCEEASCPNIGECFGKGTATFMIMGDKCTRRCPFCDVGHGRPDPLDVNEPGNLAKTIADLRLSYVVITSVDRDDLRDGGAAHFVECITKTRELSPNTKIEVLVPDFRGRLDKALDIFANGLPDVMNHNLETVPRLYKEARPGADYKHSLVLLRDFKKRYPSAVTKSGLMVGLGETDEEILEVMRDMREHDIDMLTIGQYLAPSNSHLPVRRYVHPDTFKMFEEKAYEMGFVHAAVGAMVRSSYHADQQAHEAGVAASA
- a CDS encoding DUF493 family protein, with product MDPKESLIEYPSDFPIKVMGATHADFAATILEVVTRFDPTFHEGKMQSRPSAKGNYTGLTVIVRATSREMLDDVYRALSTHEMVKMVL
- a CDS encoding helicase-related protein — protein: MSNHRDFPPADNTEDDDAFLERELELDRRGIELVKMEGRVFLRFSGEVRYEGLRVPYRLVPARGVLAKPSKWRKMDLLARRELIEERTTEADLARLHSETEEFVRDIAEEADDFGWSPMLFLEVLDELETSEPAEFVFQRISQRLTHAVEREQEERHAARTKESINLAEYPQSFEVASRMPRKFIALLGPTNSGKTHRAMEALAKASSGVYLAPLRLLALENYERLQAARPHGQEIKVNLITGEERRLVEGATHVASTVEMLDTKRQVEVAVIDEIQMLADRDRGAAWTTAVCGAPAATVYLVGAPEARRAIEALAERLEVPLEVHVLKRMAPLAMEPSPVRKLSNLRRGDAVIAFSRRDVLMWRDMITEKGLSVATVYGNLSPEVRRAQAERFREGQADIVVGTDALAMGLNMPIARIVMTTAVKYNGYEEEEISAALAKQIAGRAGRYGVHEEGFVAGYDDDTHAVMRSLMKEKIPPVPATGFAVAPSLEQLHRISSVTGETSLVKLLKRFVHNIDVPDGFFYPRITEEQNERAEWLDTLPLTVAEKFMLSLVPISSKVPILQSAWEHWALSLAKKKVCRLSPHPQGLFYMNLQEVEDTCRMYSAYAWLGYREPEYFPSIAEAQELAREASERVDSLLQQQNAAARKRHGGQGGKRGRVR
- the lipB gene encoding lipoyl(octanoyl) transferase LipB, with the translated sequence MSSTRPATPIIRELGRADYEPVFAAMRAFTDARTPETRDELWIVEHPPVFTLGLGADRAHVLAPHDVPVIQTDRGGEVTYHGPGQVVIYLLMDLRRNKPGGKLYARQFVAKIEQAVIDVLAAYNLAGERVAGAPGIYIADGPRKGAKIAALGLKVRGNGCTYHGVSLNVAMDLAPFTWINPCGYSGLATVDMRTMDVEPPLADVQQALARELVRQLASDVSDVQDAALATNNPN
- a CDS encoding alpha/beta fold hydrolase → MERKAMNNPEQASHAADAPRTSAYRFASIGGRRLAYLDVGEGFPVVLGHSYLWDAQMWRPQIEALSRHFRVIVPELWGHGRSEAPPPGTTDLEHLAAHHLALLDILDIEECHLVGLSAGGMWGEALAQRAPQRVRKLVLMDTFVGAEPAPSQIRYFGMLDMIEREGVIPPQVLDAVVPLFFHPAADLDSPLVTAFRASLQAFSPQQLVEGIVPMGRIIFGREDQLARLGRLDEERTLVTVGEGDIPRPLEEARAMAEIIRCPFKSVPKAGHIASLENPAVVNRILLDFLLD